The following are encoded in a window of Impatiens glandulifera chromosome 5, dImpGla2.1, whole genome shotgun sequence genomic DNA:
- the LOC124940214 gene encoding BTB/POZ and TAZ domain-containing protein 4-like, producing the protein MADTSRPIPLPPSSVPKLCSFINNRSNLQSVQTRGLLDRMFDEAYRADVSIQTDNDGLILAHASVLGMSSPVLKAMLKNTKPNDRRHHRSISIRGVPHEAVRVFVRFLYSSWQEPSEIKENALPLLVLSHKYAVPELKRVCERQLEIGRMLTMENVIDILQLALLCDAPRLSLICHRFVAQNLKAVSVTDGWMVMKESHPILENQLKQSIRHEELKQNEKKRRIDERKVYAELYEAMEALVHICREGRLRTTIGSHDKKDLKNDQQPSGHVSSCKVLELLVRHFAGCKLRVGGGCIRCKKMWQLLELHSHLCAESNACVVPLCRNFKQKRVIMDQKKKDEIKWRILVRKIIRTKSITGAPFFQYV; encoded by the exons ATGGCGGATACCTCTAGACCAATTCCATTGCCTCCTTCATCTGTTCCAAAATTATGTTCATTCATTAACAACAGATCAAACTTACAAAGTGTTCAAACCAGAGGTTTATTGGATCGAATGTTTGATGAAGCTTATAGGGCAGATGTTTCGATTCAAACAGATAACGATGGATTAATCCTTGCTCATGCTAGCGTTCTT GGAATGTCCTCCCCTGTTTTGAAAGCCATGTTGAAGAACACTAAACCTAATGATCGTCGTCATCATCGATCCATATCAATCCGTGGCGTTCCTCATGAGGCTGTTCGAGTTTTCGTTCGATTTCTCTATTCATCGTG GCAAGAACCGAGCGAAATCAAGGAAAACGCGTTACCTTTGTTGGTTCTTTCGCACAAATACGCGGTTCCTGAGTTGAAACGCGTATGCGAAAGACAATTAGAGATTGGGAGGATGCTAACGATGGAGAACGTTATAGACATTTTGCAGCTCGCACTATTATGCGACGCTCCTCGTCTAAGCCTTATATGTCATCGTTTCGTAGCTCAAAATCTGAAAGCAGTTTCGGTAACCGATGGTTGGATGGTGATGAAAGAAAGTCATCCAATTCTAGAAAACCAACTTAAGCAATCAATACGTCATGAAGAATTG AAACAAAACGAAAAGAAGAGAAGGATAGACGAGAGGAAAGTGTATGCCGAGTTGTATGAAGCTATGGAAGCTCTTGTGCATATATGTAGAGAAGGACGACTAAGAACAACGATAGGATCACACGACAAGAAGGATTTAAAAAACGATCAGCAGCCAAGTGGTCATGTTTCGTCTTGTAAGGTGTTAGAACTGTTAGTACGACATTTCGCCGGTTGCAAGTTAAGAGTGGGCGGCGGTTGTATTCGTTGCAAGAAAATGTGGCAACTCTTGGAATTGCATTCCCATCTATGCGCCGAATCGAATGCGTGCGTAGTCCCTTTGTGCAG GAATTTCAAGCAAAAAAGAGTAATAATGGATCAAAAGAAGAAGGACGAGATCAAATGGAGAATTTTGGTGAGGAAGATCATAAGAACAAAGAGTATAACAGGAGCACCATTCTTTCAATACGTTTGA